A single region of the Leptodactylus fuscus isolate aLepFus1 unplaced genomic scaffold, aLepFus1.hap2 HAP2_SCAFFOLD_1104, whole genome shotgun sequence genome encodes:
- the LOC142186649 gene encoding SWI/SNF-related matrix-associated actin-dependent regulator of chromatin subfamily D member 3-like gives IHETIESINQLKIQRDFMLSFSRDPKGYIQDWLLSQSRDLKIMTDVVGNPEQERRADFYQEPWSQEAVSRYFYCKIQQRRQELEQSLGVRNT, from the exons ATCCACGAGACTATTGAATCCATAAATCAGCTGAAGATACAGAGAGACTTCATGTTGAGCTTTTCTAGAGACCCGAAGGGCTATATCCAGGACTGGCTCCTGTCCCAGAGCAGAGACCTCAAG ATTATGACAGATGTGGTTGGGAACCCAGAACAGGAGAGGAGGGCCGACTTCTACCAGGAACCCTGGTCCCAAGAGGCCGTGAGCCGCTACTTTTACTGTAAG ATCCAGCAGAGACGACAGGAGTTGGAGCAGTCTCTTGGTGTCCGGAACACATAA